In the Arachis ipaensis cultivar K30076 chromosome B04, Araip1.1, whole genome shotgun sequence genome, AACAGATTGAGCTGCAGATATGGTAGGATGCGAGTTTAGACCTAATCCTATTATTCAATCAATTTGTACTCCTAATATAATAtagtatttattaaaaattattatacatGTATAATAAAATTGATGGAAATCGAACCTACATCctctcatttttgtaattttaatatagattttattataattttgttacttttaattttaatatgggtttaattttgtattttctgttttattagcATGTTTATGAACTACGAAATGATTAAATATtaggtttgattgaaaaaattaataattaaatattgtgtgtgattgaaaaaaaattaatttattacatATAAGATTGGATAGAGTTGAGTGTAGAACTTTAGGGTATAAATAGAGCTAATCTTGAAAATTCTCAATTTGCAAATAAAACaatgttaaatttaaaaaaaaaaattaaactcgcAAATAAAATTATAGTAGAATCTAAATTCTACTCGATATGGGCCCTACTAATAATTTTAAACTTTCAACTTTTAAGTAGACTAAGTATAGTTCATTATAAAATAAACATCGTAATTCAGCCTGATAGATTTGGTaagcagaaattaaaaaaaaaaaaacagaactaCCACGAGTCCATAAGCACTTCCATAATAACTAACACTTAATATCGTCCCCGAAAATAAATTACAGCAATAAAACAAGGTTAAGTTTGACAATCACACTCATATAACAAATACTATGCAATATAGGTGAAATGTGAAAAAGCATCCTCTTCCACACTCCACCCTGCAGCCACAGCAGTAAACCTAAACAGGGCTAAAATATACAAACATAATGCTTATTATATTAACAAACTTTTTTCTTATATTAACTGCATCACTAAATGTTATTGGTCTCCTTCCAAATGGATACACATGCATGAAGATTCTAGCTGTATCACAAACAAGgctctatcttttcaactcaatATACTGTGTACTCTTTTTGCCTGAAAGATATGACATCATTACATGTTAGGTAATATTCAAAATATATAAAAGTGTTAAAGAGCAGAAATATATAGGAAGAATATATGCATTaagatatataatatatattaattaaaatcaacggttaaaattaCTGAAACACCTCAGATACATTTGAAAACTTTCCAAATATATATTTAAGTAACATAAAACCACATCCCATATACATATTTACATATATTATTATCACAAGAACAAGTTCACATGATTACAATTGTATATGTAAGAATGTATATATAAAgcctaaaaataataaaagggcCGTGTGATGAACATGCatgtataaaaattaaaaagtgaaaaacatgaataatattttattcatgaCACTGAGTCACGCAGCAATGAAATATATAAAGGCAACTTCTCCCATAAATATGctaaaaatatcttctcatgatGATTCTTATTTAAAAAGTGAAATTTATTTGTTTAGCAACATTTTTAATAAAGGTaacacttttattttaaataaaaatcaaattctaCAATCTATCATCCAATGATCAAAATGAAGTATCTTCACATGATGACACTTCATAATATCTTTATTGGAATAGCCACCATATATAAAACCAAGCTTCTCACCCATATATAATATCTAATCAGAAAATATAGAGTGATCTGAAAAGGCATCCTCTCCAAACTTCATCAATATGCACCTACAAATCTACAACACATGTAAATACTTACCAAACATGATACTTATTCTCAATAACTGAATTATGCACTTATCTCACTTCAAATAGATAACTATGAAGATCTACCTTGCATCACACGAATTCATGTTCAGTAAAATTCACCATTTGCAGTAATGGCAACAGGTAGCACATATTCAGAGTAACAAAATGCTAACCATATTATATACGTAAGCTACTGTTTTAGCTAGGAATTAATCAACTAAGCTATGTTTTAACCattaaaaaacaataataaacgGTTTGGTGTGTCCAATTTAAAACTTCAACAATAAAGAAGTACATTTTAACATTTTAGCACTactatattttatttcatttgcATAGAGCAgatattaatttttttgataTACCAATATTATGAATATAACAACTAtatcaacaataataaaaactAGAAGAAATGGAAACGGTGCATACCTTCATATTTGAGATCTGATCCTTTTGAATTTGGCCACCTTGATCGCTGTAAACACATAGAGGTTGTCATAGACATCACTCAACAACTTGAAATAAGCATATCTCCAAGATTTCTTCAAAATCAATGAGAAGCACACTCCCCAAAATGCCATAACAAATCCAGCAGCCATAGCAATGTAGAACCCCTCGCTTACAAAttgttcatcatcatcaccatcagcaTCATGTTCACTGATCTGGTGACCATGAATGGGACAAGTATTGTTGAGGGGAGCACCACAAAGTTTTGGATTTCCTGCATAAGCAGATGCATCCCTAGTTTGAAGTTGCGTGCCAAGTGGGATTTCTCCGGATAAATCATTGTATGACAAGTCAAGAACACTGAGATCGTCAATCTGAACAAGCTGTGAAGGAATTGTTCCTGACAAATGATTTCTGGATAGATCAAGAAAATCTATTGACTTCAGTTGTCCAATAGTTGGAGGAATGTGTCCActaaaaaagtttcttgaaataTTTAAAGAAACCAAGCCAATAAGAGTCATCATCTCAGTTGGTATTTCCCCTGTTAACCTGTTGCTGGAGAAATCAATACTTCTCAACAATCCCAGGGTGCTTCCATATTTTGACATTTTCCCTTTCCATGTCAGTGACGCGCTATCATTATAAACTCCGGAAACTTCACTTATAGCGTCATCACGGCTAAACTCATTGCGATATTCATAATGATAGTCATGGGTAATGGTTGCATTTGATTTTTCTTGAGTGGCCATAGCAGACAGATTACTTATGCATTTAGGTATACTGCCAGACAGAATATTTAAAGAGAGGTCCAAGACACGAAGTTCATAGAGATTGCACATGTTTAATGGAATGTTACCATGAAAATTATTGGAATGTAAGCTAAGTACAAGTAGCTTTGGAATATTATCCCCAATCCAGCTTGGTATTCTTCCTGACAACTTATTACGTGCAGCATCAAAAATTTGTAGTTGTGTGCAATTATGCAAGGATGATGGTATCTCTCCTGAAAAATTATTCCCTCCTAAATGTATTGACTGGATATTTCTTAATGACCCCAGAGACTTTGGCATGTTTCCATAAAACTGATTATTGGATAAATCTAGGACTACCAATGACTCAAAACCCCTCCAACAATCCGAAAGTTCTCCTCTAAGGTCGTTGTTTGACAAATCCATAAATCTCATGTTTTTGGTCGAGTTTGCACATAAAAGAGGATTTGCAATTGAAAAACTGTTATTAGACAAAAAAGTTTGTGAAGTAGTTGAAAGAAATGCTGGAATTGGGCCTTCAAATAAATTGAAGCTCAAATCAATTGAACGAGGTTGGTCAGAAACAATAGCTGGTAGAATTGGGCTTTCAATTTTTCCTCGAAAACGGTTGTAAGAAATATTCAAATTCAACATCTGAGAAAGGGGTTCCCAAAACCAATTAGGAACAGTGCTAGAAATTCCAGCACAggaaatatccaaattttcaatcaTGGTTTGGGTATGAAGCCATGTTGGAAAGTTAGGCCCCAGCTTGCAACAGGCCAAATAAATGTTACTTAAATTAAAAAGGGGAACCCAGTCGTCGCTAACATTAAAAACTAATGCATTATGAGACAAATCCAAAGACTCAAGATAGTAAAGTCTTGAGAAATGAGTTTCAGATATCAAACCTTTCAACAAGTTATTTCCAAGGCTTAACTCAGTTAAGTTGGATAGTTCTCCAATACCTTCATGTATGCTTCCATTTAATCTGTTGTTACCAAGTCGTAACTCTTCCAAAGATTGAAGCTGAGAGAGGTCAGACACCATCCCCGTAATTTCATTCCATCCCATATCCAACAATTTTAAGGGTTTATGAGCACAACGAGAAAACTCTCGAATATATTCATGAAACTCCCCTGTCAACTTGTTCTTGGATAGGTGTAGTTCTACCAAATTGCAACTATGAAACAAGGATAGAGGTATTTGGCCTTTGAGCTCATTATTTGCAAGATTTAACTCCTCAAGGGAGCTCAAGTCCCCGAATGTTTCTGGAATGGTTCCTGTTAAACCATTATCATTCATTCTGAGAGTGACAAGGCTACCAGTGGAATTCATTAACCATGGGAATATGAAGGATGCATCCCTTAGAGAGTTGTAAGAGATATCCACATATGAGAGAGAAGTGGAGAAATTGGCAGGGGATGCAAGTGATGAAGTGGGCACAGAATCGACAAGATTGCAACCATTCAAGTCTAAATATTGAAGATGAGAAAGGCTACTCACTTGTTGTTGCCAATTGCTGGCACTACTGAGATTCACCCAAGGAAGCGAAAGATACCTCATGGTTGAAAGTTGAGACAGCCATTGTAAATCAGAATTTATTGGCACGGTTTTGTCCAACAAAGAGAGGTCAAGATACTGCAAACGggaaatatttttgaattgaCTAGGAATAGTTCCGGTGAATGCATTTCCACTGAGATCAAGATGTTCCAAGGATAAGAGGTTTCCAAGCTGAGGAGGCAGTGTTCCATTGAAGTTATTATGACTAAGATCCAAATATGTCAAGGATGACATATTTGTGAGTTGAAGAGGGAATTCTCCAACCAGATAATTGAAACTAAGATCAAGGTACACTAAATGGGAGAGATTTGAGAATTGAGAAGGGATTCGTTGCGAATAATCAAATGCATTCCCTCCAAGATCAAGATACTCGAGGAAGAGCAGATTTCCCAATTGAGGGGGTATCTTTCCAGTGAAGGAAcaagaagagagattgaggtgtgTTAAAAAGGTTAAAGAGGCAATGAAATGAGGGATGGATGGAGTGTGAGTAAAGTGATGACCACTAAGGTCCAAATACTTCAAATGATGTAACTCACCCAGTGATGGGCTTATGGATCCACGAGTGTAATAATCAGCATGAAGATCAAGCATGAGAACATGGCCAGTTACATTGCTGCACTTGACGCCTTCCCAGTTGCAACACTCCTTCTGCTGCTCCCCATCTCCCCATGAAGACAGCCAATCATCATCATCCGTGACATTGAAGCCACGTTTCAGAAAAAGCAGAGCTTGCCTTTCACTCTCAATGCACTTCCCACTTGCCACCACCGCTACACTGCTGGTCCATGCAAGTAGCTGCACCACCAACACCACATAAACTACACCGTTCATCATCATCGTTCCAAGCAGACAATATTTGAAGTTAAGTTGTTGTATCATATCATATGTGTGTTCAACAAGCTAAGTACATATTACCAATTTATAACCAACTGATTCAAATCATATTTCTCACTCAACAATCAACATACTCGTGTGGAAGGGGACATAACATAACTTGTCAAGTGTGGGGCCAAATGCTTCCACTCACTCAACTTAGTCTATGCTCCTATGACCTATTCACTTAACAAGTCtacttaatatatttatatgatggaatcaaaattcaaaaaagcTTTCCTACTTTCATGAGATCTTGCTAATTTATGTACGATACGTTGCATATTTCCAATTTTATAACCAACTGATTCAAATTAACAATATAATCAACGCATAATGAGGACAGCGAATTCCCACAAAGACTAATTCAAACCAAAGATATATAGTAAATCTAATATAAATAACTTGTCCAGTGTGGCCCAAATGCTTCCACTCACTCAACGTACTCTATACTCACATCACTCATGACTTCAACTATTGACTTAACAAGTCAGCTTATTATGTTCATCACACTAGCTATGAATTATTTATTGTTAGTTCTTTCTTAAATATttattatgaataaaaaaattaataatattacgTGATAATATATAAGAGATACTTTCGCTTGCTTATTACTCCAATTTCAATTTGAGTGCTTTAATTAGAGAATTCCACTcatgaaatcaaatttcaaaaaagcTTTCCTAGTTTGATGTACGTTGCATTATATGAGAGAGTCAACAGTCAACACCAAACCCATATTCCTAGAAAAATTGGCTTCCTTATTCCTTTCCGTGGGTTGTGCACTTTCGTGAATATTTCGAATCGGgtagcaaataaacaagagaatgttgtaaaataaaagatatatataaaataaagatgtataaatagaagattctataattaaaataattagctcaataataatttatatatatataataaaattatatgttgtaatgtatatatatacaaagatagaaaggagtataaaaaataaagagagagagaattgcataaatatatatataaagatagaaaagagtaTAAAAAGTAGAGAGAGATAATATCATTTGTTTATagtaagagaaagaaagagaatattaTTATATTGCTGTTGTTTTTGTATGTACGAATGTAAAACAACATTCTGCTATTTATAATAGTAACATACTTTACTTTTTCAACATTTCTTTAATGCCATTTACCATTGAGAAGCTGAGCCGCCCAGACATTAATGGGCATCCAACTCAGCTTTCatacttatcacaacactccccatTTGGATGCCCATTTAGGATTATatctcattaaaaccttactaaagaaaaacccagtgggaaaaaaccttagtgaaggaaaaagagtacaatatcctttatgatggaaactgcctcattaaaaaccttgtcaagaaaaacctaaTGGGAAAAAAAacttgaccaaggaaaaaagagtacagtctccccctcttatcgacatcatttaatatttcgaaatcggcgcatcccaatctcatgtaccaatctttcaaaggaggattttggaagtgactttgtaaataaatctgccagattgtcactcgagcgaatctgttggacatcaattgtc is a window encoding:
- the LOC107637316 gene encoding leucine-rich repeat receptor protein kinase EMS1-like, with translation MIQQLNFKYCLLGTMMMNGVVYVVLVVQLLAWTSSVAVVASGKCIESERQALLFLKRGFNVTDDDDWLSSWGDGEQQKECCNWEGVKCSNVTGHVLMLDLHADYYTRGSISPSLGELHHLKYLDLSGHHFTHTPSIPHFIASLTFLTHLNLSSCSFTGKIPPQLGNLLFLEYLDLGGNAFDYSQRIPSQFSNLSHLVYLDLSFNYLVGEFPLQLTNMSSLTYLDLSHNNFNGTLPPQLGNLLSLEHLDLSGNAFTGTIPSQFKNISRLQYLDLSLLDKTVPINSDLQWLSQLSTMRYLSLPWVNLSSASNWQQQVSSLSHLQYLDLNGCNLVDSVPTSSLASPANFSTSLSYVDISYNSLRDASFIFPWLMNSTGSLVTLRMNDNGLTGTIPETFGDLSSLEELNLANNELKGQIPLSLFHSCNLVELHLSKNKLTGEFHEYIREFSRCAHKPLKLLDMGWNEITGMVSDLSQLQSLEELRLGNNRLNGSIHEGIGELSNLTELSLGNNLLKGLISETHFSRLYYLESLDLSHNALVFNVSDDWVPLFNLSNIYLACCKLGPNFPTWLHTQTMIENLDISCAGISSTVPNWFWEPLSQMLNLNISYNRFRGKIESPILPAIVSDQPRSIDLSFNLFEGPIPAFLSTTSQTFLSNNSFSIANPLLCANSTKNMRFMDLSNNDLRGELSDCWRGFESLVVLDLSNNQFYGNMPKSLGSLRNIQSIHLGGNNFSGEIPSSLHNCTQLQIFDAARNKLSGRIPSWIGDNIPKLLVLSLHSNNFHGNIPLNMCNLYELRVLDLSLNILSGSIPKCISNLSAMATQEKSNATITHDYHYEYRNEFSRDDAISEVSGVYNDSASLTWKGKMSKYGSTLGLLRSIDFSSNRLTGEIPTEMMTLIGLVSLNISRNFFSGHIPPTIGQLKSIDFLDLSRNHLSGTIPSQLVQIDDLSVLDLSYNDLSGEIPLGTQLQTRDASAYAGNPKLCGAPLNNTCPIHGHQISEHDADGDDDEQFVSEGFYIAMAAGFVMAFWGVCFSLILKKSWRYAYFKLLSDVYDNLYVFTAIKVAKFKRIRSQI